A stretch of Numenius arquata chromosome 11, bNumArq3.hap1.1, whole genome shotgun sequence DNA encodes these proteins:
- the CCNJL gene encoding cyclin-J-like protein, whose translation MRRYFIDLLTVFSNRCNLCPTARHLAIYLLDLFMDRYDIAVKQLHVISFACLLLASKFEEKEDKVPKLEHLNNLAYTCNVNVVLNKKDVLRMEMLLLENFNWNLCLPTPAHYIDYYLYVSIGENDLHNGWPITSLTKIKDFLEKYAYYFLDFSVQDHTFLYFRPSLIAAACVCASRICMQISPAWTTQLELLTCYSWEHLAQCIEMMLIYYENDIKEASNIKKQVTIQHQEQEAVANLSLQATTQVLFQQSSYHPLAQHSATLSQFQSPVQDLCSAYRDSLQTHRPSSLLAGSADSSLHSCAALQASLRPSAQALPIQMPVALQVALGTEPGHCISMAYSSSYFSGHHSYAAGCFDG comes from the exons ATGCGCCGATACTTCATTGATCTCTTGACTGTCTTCAGCAACCGTTGCAATCTCTGCCCTACAGCCCGGCATCTCGCTATCTATTTATTGGACCTCTTTATGGATCGCTATGATATCGCTGTCAAGCAACTGCACGTCATTTCATTTGCCTGTCTTCTCCTGGCAA gtaaatttgaagaaaaagaagataaagttCCAAAGTTGGAGCACTTAAATAACCTGGCATACACGTGCAATGTGAATGTGGTATTGAACAAGAAAGACGTGCTTAGAATGGAAATGCTGCTTTTGGAAAACTTCAACTGGAACCTCTGTCTACCAACACCAGCTCACTACATTGACTACTACCTCTATGTGTCCATTGGTGAGAATGACCTTCACAATGGCTGGCCGATCACCTCGCTGACCAAAATCAAAGATTTTCTGGAGAAATATGCCTATTATTTCCTTGATTTCTCAGTGCAAG atcACACTTTCCTCTATTTTCGTCCATCTCTGATTGCTGCAGCTTGTGTGTGCGCCTCACGTATCTGTATGCAGATTTCTCCTGCCTGGACAACACAGCTTGAATTGCTAACGTGTTATTCCTGGGAGCATCTTGCCCAATGCATTGAAATGATGCTCAT ATATTATGAGAATGACATCAAAGAAGCCAGTAACATAAAAAAGCAAGTAACAATTCAACATCAAGAACAGGAAGCGGTGGCAAACCTGAGCCTTCAAGCCACTACTCAAGTTCTCTTCCAGCAATCTAGTTATCACCCTTTAGCCCAGCATTCTGCTACGCTTTCCCAGTTCCAGTCGCCAGTGCAAGATTTGTGCTCTGCTTATCGTGACTCCTTGCAGACCCACAGGCCCAGCAGTCTGCTTGCTGGGAGTGCTGACAGCTCGCTGCACTCCTGTGCAGCTCTTCAGGCCAGTCTTCGGCCGTCTGCCCAGGCTCTGCCCATCCAAATGCCCGTTGCCCTGCAGGTGGCATTAGGAACAGAGCCTGGACACTGCATTTCCATGGCTTACAGCAGTAGCTACTTCAGTGGTCATCACTCGTATGCAGCTGGGTGTTTTGATGGATAA
- the FABP6 gene encoding gastrotropin isoform X1 — MIVACLWNLIGCFLQKKSFEAAILLYRPHHQGNMAFAGKYEFEGDENYDEFVTKIGLPSDKIEMGRNCKIVTEVVQNGNDFTWTQHFPGGRTTTNTFTIGKEAEMETMGGKKFKATVKMEDGKIVADFPNYRHTAEISGGKLVESLLPDLICPNSTHDTTAQTERRSQWIIPVLKLQSPEQRLNIQLHSPMQPFNLLRAKGTTLGRKAPRFQ; from the exons CTGCTATTCTGCTCTACCGGCCACATCACCAGGGCAACATGGCATTCGCAGGCAAATACGAATTCGAAGGCGATGAGAACTATGATGAATTTGTCACAAAGATTG GTCTCCCCAGCGACAAGATTGAAATGGGAAGGAATTGCAAAATAGTCACTGAGGTGGTGCAGAATGGAAATGACTTCACCTGGACGCAGCATTTCCCGGGAGGCCGCACCACAACCAACACATTCACAATTGGCAAGGAAGCAGAAATGGAGACAATGGGTGGTAAAAAGTTCAAG GCAACTGTTAAAATGGAAGATGGGAAAATAGTAGCTGATTTCCCCAACTATCGTCATACTGCAGAGATTTCTGGAGGAAAGCTAGTAGAG aGTCTGCTGCCAGATTTAATCTGCCCCAATTCCACCCATGATACAACGGCACAAACAGAACGTAGAAGTCAATGGATAATTCCTGTTTTGAAACTGCAGTCACCAGAACAAAGACTGAACATACAACTGCATTCTCCTATGCAGCCTTTCAACCTCCTCAG AGCCAAAGGTACAACCCTTGGCAGAAAGGCACCCAGGTTCCAGTGA
- the FABP6 gene encoding gastrotropin isoform X2 produces the protein MAFAGKYEFEGDENYDEFVTKIGLPSDKIEMGRNCKIVTEVVQNGNDFTWTQHFPGGRTTTNTFTIGKEAEMETMGGKKFKATVKMEDGKIVADFPNYRHTAEISGGKLVESLLPDLICPNSTHDTTAQTERRSQWIIPVLKLQSPEQRLNIQLHSPMQPFNLLR, from the exons ATGGCATTCGCAGGCAAATACGAATTCGAAGGCGATGAGAACTATGATGAATTTGTCACAAAGATTG GTCTCCCCAGCGACAAGATTGAAATGGGAAGGAATTGCAAAATAGTCACTGAGGTGGTGCAGAATGGAAATGACTTCACCTGGACGCAGCATTTCCCGGGAGGCCGCACCACAACCAACACATTCACAATTGGCAAGGAAGCAGAAATGGAGACAATGGGTGGTAAAAAGTTCAAG GCAACTGTTAAAATGGAAGATGGGAAAATAGTAGCTGATTTCCCCAACTATCGTCATACTGCAGAGATTTCTGGAGGAAAGCTAGTAGAG aGTCTGCTGCCAGATTTAATCTGCCCCAATTCCACCCATGATACAACGGCACAAACAGAACGTAGAAGTCAATGGATAATTCCTGTTTTGAAACTGCAGTCACCAGAACAAAGACTGAACATACAACTGCATTCTCCTATGCAGCCTTTCAACCTCCTCAGGTAA
- the FABP6 gene encoding gastrotropin isoform X4, translated as MKHCCRAAILLYRPHHQGNMAFAGKYEFEGDENYDEFVTKIGLPSDKIEMGRNCKIVTEVVQNGNDFTWTQHFPGGRTTTNTFTIGKEAEMETMGGKKFKATVKMEDGKIVADFPNYRHTAEISGGKLVEISTSSGVVYKRTSKRIA; from the exons CTGCTATTCTGCTCTACCGGCCACATCACCAGGGCAACATGGCATTCGCAGGCAAATACGAATTCGAAGGCGATGAGAACTATGATGAATTTGTCACAAAGATTG GTCTCCCCAGCGACAAGATTGAAATGGGAAGGAATTGCAAAATAGTCACTGAGGTGGTGCAGAATGGAAATGACTTCACCTGGACGCAGCATTTCCCGGGAGGCCGCACCACAACCAACACATTCACAATTGGCAAGGAAGCAGAAATGGAGACAATGGGTGGTAAAAAGTTCAAG GCAACTGTTAAAATGGAAGATGGGAAAATAGTAGCTGATTTCCCCAACTATCGTCATACTGCAGAGATTTCTGGAGGAAAGCTAGTAGAG ATTTCTACTTCTTCTGGTGTAGTCTACAAAAGGACCAGCAAAAGGATTGCTTAA
- the FABP6 gene encoding gastrotropin isoform X5: MAFAGKYEFEGDENYDEFVTKIGLPSDKIEMGRNCKIVTEVVQNGNDFTWTQHFPGGRTTTNTFTIGKEAEMETMGGKKFKATVKMEDGKIVADFPNYRHTAEISGGKLVEISTSSGVVYKRTSKRIA, from the exons ATGGCATTCGCAGGCAAATACGAATTCGAAGGCGATGAGAACTATGATGAATTTGTCACAAAGATTG GTCTCCCCAGCGACAAGATTGAAATGGGAAGGAATTGCAAAATAGTCACTGAGGTGGTGCAGAATGGAAATGACTTCACCTGGACGCAGCATTTCCCGGGAGGCCGCACCACAACCAACACATTCACAATTGGCAAGGAAGCAGAAATGGAGACAATGGGTGGTAAAAAGTTCAAG GCAACTGTTAAAATGGAAGATGGGAAAATAGTAGCTGATTTCCCCAACTATCGTCATACTGCAGAGATTTCTGGAGGAAAGCTAGTAGAG ATTTCTACTTCTTCTGGTGTAGTCTACAAAAGGACCAGCAAAAGGATTGCTTAA